Proteins encoded together in one Nyctibius grandis isolate bNycGra1 chromosome 1, bNycGra1.pri, whole genome shotgun sequence window:
- the MTFR2 gene encoding mitochondrial fission regulator 2, with protein MALVLALLRRVLEYLGWPPDQVVSVCQKKEYGSTRSVVRRLGTILSLEPYPRPYFQLVKDPSPLGYDEQSTAPTPVAPSLADVLWVANDEGQPFTRLRTELWRKEKSTAYRDLHPSIDSMQSVPKNSTQKDSLVDQAALQKISALEDELTFLRAQIAAIVSAQTSGSILPQAFKTFRTPDGFYPVPAMTSTPLSVSHNHFVIPSPPPLPSGVPSGVDASNSAIELIKQRRAARNSGSTTADSADHQSTKNVPSMMDVLKDLNKVQLRAVERSPGGTPLSRPRKRQSSDWDPVALLTHALKQKFAHTNDDDSLDKENRSFDSSPFSSPEISLGGRCSRKPSAKSNLTRTDEVKQVSTLKVRAHI; from the exons ATGGCGCTGGTGCTGGCTCTCCTCAGGCGGGTGCTGGAGTACTTGGGCTGGCCGCCCGACCAG GTCGTATCTGTTTGCCAAAAAAAGGAATATGGATCTACTCGAAGTGTTGTCCGTAGACTTGGGACAATTCTTTCCTTAGAGCCTTACCCAAGACCTTATTTTCAA cTTGTTAAAGATCCAAGTCCATTGGGTTATGATGAACAAAGCACAGCTCCAACTCCTGTAGCTCCATCACTTGCTGACGTCCTGTGGGTGGCAAATGATGAAGGACAACCATTTACTAGACTTAG GACTGAAttatggagaaaagaaaaaagtacagcttATCGTGACCTACATCCATCTATAGATTCAATGCAAAGTGTTCCAAAAAACAGTACACAAAAAGACAGCCTTGTTGAtcaagcagcactgcagaaaatttCTGCGCTCGAAGATGAGCTAACCTTTCTTCGTGCTCAGATTGCTGCGATTGTTTCAGCGcagacatcaggaagcattcTGCCAC AAGCCTTTAAAACATTCAGGACTCCAGATGGATTTTACCCAGTGCCAGCCATGACTTCTACACCGTTGTCCGTCTCTCACAATCACTTTGTAATTCCCTCGCCTCCTCCACTTCCTTCTGGTGTACCATCTGGTGTTGATGCTAGTAATTCAGCAATTGAACTTATAAAACAACGTCGTGCTGCAAGAAACAGTGGTTCAACTACAGCTGATAGTGCTGATCACCAGAGCACAAAGAACGTTCCTAGTATGATGGACGTTTTGAAAGACCTAAACAAAGTTCAGTTGCGAGCTGTTGAGAG gTCACCTGGAGGTACTCCTCTTTCCAGACCCAGAAAGAGGCAAAGTTCAGATTGGGATCCCGTTGCTCTGCTAACTCATGCACTAAAGCAGAAATTTGCACATACAAATGATGATGATTCCCTGGACAAAGAAAATCGATCTTTTGATAGCTCCCCATTTTCTAGTCCAGAGATCTCACTG GGTGGTCGTTGCAGTCGGAAGCCGAGTGCAAAATCTAACCTTACAAGAACTGATGAAGTTAAACAGGTATCAACGTTGAAAGTGAGAGCTCATATTTAA